CGGGCTTTTAGGCGGTGCTTACCGCTAACCTGAGTTCGTTTGTGAACACTTTGCTCGTAGAAATCGAGTGAGAAGGTTCCTGTAGAGCCAATGGTTATTTTATTTTGGCCGGTCATGATCCCGACGGCCACGGCCGGCTCGCCGTTTTGATTCACAGCAACGCGGTTGCCATAAAGTAAATCCATACCGCTAGGAATTGCCGGCGGCGGTATATCATCGGTGGCGCCCGATTGGGCGCAAATGACCACACTCAGTAGCTGAGCTATCACGGCTGAAATCATGTTGGAGATAGAGTGGGGCAGAGCGCTGCCCCAATCAAGAGATTAATCGATGTTGATGGTGACCTTTTCGATAACAACATCATCGACGGGGCGATCACCGCGACCAGTTTCTACGCCCGCAATTTTCATAACGTTGTCGAGTCCTTCAACAACTTCTCCGAATACGGTGTGTCGTCCGTCGAGCCATGGTGTTGCAATTTCAGTAATGAAGAATTGCGAACCGTTGGTGTTGGGTCCGGCATTGGCCATCGAAAGAATACCAGGTCCCGTGTGCTTGAGCTCAGCAACGAATTCGTCTCCAAATTTGTAGCCAGGTCCACCCATTCCGGTGCCTTCTGGATCGCCGCCCTGGATCATGAATTCACGAATGATGCGGTGGAATACGGTTCCGTTGTAAAGTGGCTCAGATACAGTTTCACCTTTTGGGTTCACCCATGGAATCTGTCCGGTTGCTAGGCCAACGAAGTTGCCTACAGTAACGGGACACTCTTCGGCGAAAAGCTTAGCGGTAAACTCACCCTGATTGGTCGTGAATACGGCGCTTACTTTTGCACCTTTTTCGAATGTTGGGAGATTTGGAGGATTTGCCACGGTAGGCTCCTTTGCTGAGTATAAATAGCCGGTCTTCCGGTTTGACCGGTTTGCGTTGCTACCGTAGAACACGGC
The genomic region above belongs to Deltaproteobacteria bacterium and contains:
- a CDS encoding peptidylprolyl isomerase; translation: MANPPNLPTFEKGAKVSAVFTTNQGEFTAKLFAEECPVTVGNFVGLATGQIPWVNPKGETVSEPLYNGTVFHRIIREFMIQGGDPEGTGMGGPGYKFGDEFVAELKHTGPGILSMANAGPNTNGSQFFITEIATPWLDGRHTVFGEVVEGLDNVMKIAGVETGRGDRPVDDVVIEKVTINID